CATTGTGAGAACCCAGCTCTACGCTATATACAGGCTGGATCACAATGACAGCTGATATTGTTATTGCTGGTGGTTTTTCaacaaaaggtaaacaaaagtTTTACGGGATAGAAATCTTTAAACAACGCTTTTTGTGTTGCAAATAGCATCATCAAAGATAACAAATCGTCAAAATCACATTCCATGAAGCCATTAATCTAAATGGATAGTGTATTAGCAACTCAAACCGATGAAAAGCTAGCATCCGACGTTTGCCGTGGCTGTGGAGGCAAAAATGCAGTAAAACCGCTATCCGTGTATGGAAACATCTTTAAATGGTGCACCTCTATAGATGTAAGTTTCGGTTGATGCTTGCGGCAACTATGTTCAAACTGATCTCAACGTTTTTACTTTTGGATTCTAGGTTTCCTGCTCCGATGGGCTTCCGTCAAACATATGCAATCGATGCTTGCAGATGCTATCAACATCGTACGAATTCAAAATCCTATGCACTCGCACGGATCGAAGTTTACGAGCGAACACAAATGACGGGGCGCAGTTTGAGAATTTCCCTACACTCGAAAACATTTCATCGGATGAGTATGAACAAtcggagctggtgtacgaggtGCAAACCGAGGAAGTCGTGGAAGAAATGATTTTGACTGATAAAGAGTCTTTTGATTATGTGTATACAAATGTAGAAGAAATTGAGGAGTCCATCGCCAAGAAGCCAGAAGGTACCACACAGAACAAGGTCTGTGATTTTGAACTTTCGTCGGATGAAGGCTATGTACTGCCCGTAGCTGAGAAATCTAATGAAATATCGTCATTGGATGGCCGGGAGTCTCAAGACACGGAAGAGCAGGAAAAAAGTGAAGAACTTGCTTTTAGTGACACGGTAGAATATCTCGAGGACACGTGCAAAGCAATTAGCCCAACGTATGAAAAGACCGGAACCTGCAGCAAAATTGTATCCGTTATAGGGTTGAAGCATGAGCGCAAATGTACAAAAACCCGATCCGTGCGGCATCGTTGCCCAGACTGTGGAAAAGAGTTTGCCTCCAAAACAAACATGTATCGGCACCAGCATGCACACAGAGGTTCAAAGCCCTACAAATGTGATATCtgcaaaaaatgttttacccAAAGTGGGACACTTAAAACACATAAGTACACACATTTCAACATAAAACCATTCGTGTGCAACGTGTGTGGGCAACGATTTACACAAAGCAAATCTGTGAAACTTCATCTTCGGCGACATACGGGAGAAAAGCCATACGTATGTGATATTTGCAATGCAGCGTTCCGGCAAAAGAATGGACTGCAACGGCACATGAAAGTGCATGGAGAAAACACATGAACAGTGAGCAGTTAATAACCGGTATAGCAGATGTTCCACTCGCCAGCTGTATTGTAAGTTAATTTTACATCACTAGaagtataaattaaattattccatAGTATCATGGCTGCGTGCAAGGTTCTATTTGAAACAGTACGATATTTGAGAAAAGGCAAGTTATTCTGAAAATGCGAAATCTCTGTTTCCACCAAATTTACTCCAAATTGCACATTTTGTGGAAAAACTCACAAGCGAAACAGAGAAACTGGAGCAACCAACCCAATAATGTAGCCGCATctgaaagcaacaaaattgcccaccttgttttgtttacgttcTCGACAAAGGCAGCGAAAGCCTACAAGTGTTTCGTGGATTCATCCAAATTGTTCGTGATGGGATTGTGTTCTTCGTGTTTTAAAGGATCTACAGAGGAATTACTTACACCGGACGTCGTAAGTGAATTACACATTTAGGGCCAAAATGTTTTCGAGCGTTACAGCAGTTCTCGCAAACAGCAAAACTGGAAACGTTACTGGTTACTTCTTTTTCCATAGGAGGTCCGTCGTCAGCAACAGCGCGAGGCAGCAGAAAGACGACGAATAGAACAGGAATCACGAGGCATTAAGGATCCGGAAAAAGTTCGAAGACAACAGCAGCGTGCGATGGAACAAGAACGCCGAGAGCAAGAGGCTAGCCGGATGGGAGGACAGCAGCCAACATTGAAGGTAAAAAGTGTTTCACGGATTAAGGTGAACTCTTTGGATTTTGATTTACTCAACACATTCACCTTTATTTGCAGTGGCAGCAAGATTAAACACTTCGGGCTACTAGGTCTCTAATCCTGCGATTTTTTGTCGAACAAAAAGGAACCAATTTTGTAATTTCTGTCTGTTATCTTGTGTGTATCGTATTTTGTATTTATGTTGCGCAGAAATAAAAGGTAAAAAGCGAACCGGCGGCTTATCAAACTTCTGAGAACCAAATTATCATTATTTGTTGCATTATTCTATcatcaaaaatatgttaaaatggaagagagagagcgaaattcatctggttttgtttgttttcgcgaAACAGGGCACGATTTATCGGCCGAACTGATTTGACACCCCGTCTTTGCTGCACGgtgagctgtcaaatttgttttagttCTGCAGTTTTCGTCATTGTTTGTGCGGGCGCGAGTTATCCATCGGCAGGAAGTGGTTGAAATCGCTGGTCGTATTTCAAGACACAACTGATCTCAGTGGGAGGACAATCGAGTGTTGGTTTTGGCCCGTGTGTGTTTCGTTACAATTTCGGTTAACTTTACGAAGTACACCAACGGTACCAGCAAAATCGCCAAGAGGAAAACGTTCCGGTACCCAACACGCCAGTGTGTATTTGATTGTCTTCAGACCACTTCGCTGTGAATTCAAGAAAAATGCTGAATATTCCAAATGAGAAGGTAAGCTGATAAGATAAGCAATCACTTGAGACGGTATGAGATGAAGAGGAGACTTCTCGTAGGCGCAAATCATACGATTTGTTATTCGTATCCAAGTGTCGCATTTGATCTATCACAGATCGCAAGCCATTTCGCTAACCTTGATCGACCTTGGCCGCCAGCGTAAATGTGCAAGCGAAACGGTGTCGTTAAAAATCTGTACACACAGTAAAGCATAAATTGCTTCATGAAGTGCGGAGTTAAGTAAAATACAAACATCGTAGCGCACTGCGCCGGCCATCCGGGGTCCCATCTGCCGTTTCGTTCAAAAACAATTCCTGCCCATCGTAGAAGTAATGTGCGCTGTTTGCATAACACTCTGCACCTCCAACAAAGCATTTTCATTCGTTTAGGTCGTTTTAAACCTTATCTGGACTTAATCGTACTTGAAATAATCAATCCGTCCGATACACTCCCACTACTGCATCCTCTGCTGTTGCCCGTGCAATCTGGGGACCGTCGCACCGTACTCCACAGGTTGGCTGATTACTATTGCGATAACATTCGTAAACTATTAGGAGAGTTTGCGAGATATTTACAAATAGACAGATTTGTCTTCACTTCCCAGTCCTATTCCTATCTATCTATACCCGAGCCGCCTGTAGAGTTGGTGGTTGAGGTACGGTAAATGGAAGGCAAAGTATGGCTACGATGATTAGTAGGCAAAGCCTTTACAACTCGATGATGCGTTATCATTCTCTCAAACCGGGCGACGGGTATCGTTGGTCATACACGGGGTTATGACAGAGAGATCGCACTTGCTGGAAATCACCACACACGGTCCCATTTCAGTCCCATTCGGGTCGAAGAAGAGGCCACACGCGCCAATAAAGCAACGTTTTTGTCGCATAGTGTTAACGGTTTGTGTGCTCTGTGTGGTAGCACAGCAACAGTTGCGAATAAACGCCGATCCAACGTGCGTGGGAAGGAAgacgagtgttttttttttggttttgtttgatagAAGTGCAATTCCAACCAGCAGAAAATGACCGGAGCCATCGATTTACTGCTTAGCGTAAGTGACAGCAACCCGCAGATACAACGATCGAAACATACGGTTAGAGATCAGCCACGAACACGATCATCATCGGCACGGCGCAAATTGACCAAACAGTAGCGCCACGACTATGTTGTGCTTTCCCGCGTTAAACAAACGACCTCTAACTACGATGCGACAATGCCGTTCCGAGGAAGCGCCAGCATTACGGGCTCCGCTGAAGAACAAATGAAAGTCAAACACCCAGAGAGAGTGTAGAGAGATAAGGGCAGAACTTATGAGCCATCGGGCACATGGCGGGATGGCTAATCTTGAAGTAACATGTGCCACCAGAATAGCCGGGAGCGCCACGTTTGTAAACTGAAGAACAGATTGTATTGCAGACAGAACAACAGCATGTTGGTAAAGTGATACCGATCGAATTGGGCCATGAATATGATCGTATCCGCTGTTTGGCCAGGTGCATGGGAATGGACagatttgttttactttactttcgaaaactgtagATCCAGCACAGGCATGTAGTATAGCATGTAAAATAATACTTACCCCATGTCTACTTCGATGAAGAGATGAAATCAACGTCGACCGTGCAACTGGTAACAAGCTGTTTAGGAGCGGTGGTTTGATAAGTACGTTTGCGTAGAGCAAACTACAGTTTACCGCACGAAATGTGCACGATCATCGGCGTAGTAGCGATCACGTTTACTTACGCCCACCATGAGTGACTGTTTATTATTACCTTTTACCTTTCGAGCACGCCGGCAATTGGTATTTCAATGGAGAAGATGTTTTAACAGCTCGCTTTTCTGCTCCAACAGTGTGATAATCTTATCAGTGGCAATATAACAATAACGCCATCTTTCATGCAAGCGTTATAAACTGTATAGCGGAGAAGGACGGATCAGGTTCTGACGGTATCAATTCCCACCGCGAAAAGGGTCATGTCGTTCGTTCTTGCCCTTGGCAGCAATACGCAGGGACTTCTGGAATTGGGTTCAAGTTTTGGAGCTGGACTGGAAGCGCAAAACAGGTATTCGAAAAACATGCGACCACCCCAGCCGAACACATCAATCATTTGCGTGACTAGACAGTTTGGGCAATGTTCTAGCGGCTCTGGACCCTGTGGTTGTGGTGACGGACCTGTACATTGTACGATTTGCACATTTCGTCCAGAACGCAGAACGTTGTTGGGTTAGGTTAAGAATGGAAAACTGGAATGGTATCGTCCAATTGTgaaggggttgttttttttgtcatccTATAAATCCAGAATCGAACGGAGAAACCTCAAAAAGTCGTTGGAGGGAGACGATCAACATCTATAAAACCAAACAGCATACGCTATCACAGCTTCAGTATCGTTAGATGATCGTTAGCCAAGCTGTCGGCACGTTCGTCGGTGCGCTAGCAATCTGTTTCTTGAACTGCACTTGAAGACAAAAAGGCTCGACGCTCCGGAACAATAACGCCTGCCACTGGTTTCCCACGGGCTATTCAAGAACACGCCGTAACCTTACTGGCGAT
The Anopheles moucheti chromosome 2, idAnoMoucSN_F20_07, whole genome shotgun sequence genome window above contains:
- the LOC128296892 gene encoding small VCP/p97-interacting protein isoform X2, with product MNSEQLITGIADVPLASCIRNWSNQPNNVAASESNKIAHLVLFTFSTKAAKAYKCFVDSSKLFVMGLCSSCFKGSTEELLTPDVEVRRQQQREAAERRRIEQESRGIKDPEKVRRQQQRAMEQERREQEASRMGGQQPTLKWQQD
- the LOC128296892 gene encoding uncharacterized protein LOC128296892 isoform X1, translating into MRNLCFHQIYSKLHILWKNSQAKQRNWSNQPNNVAASESNKIAHLVLFTFSTKAAKAYKCFVDSSKLFVMGLCSSCFKGSTEELLTPDVEVRRQQQREAAERRRIEQESRGIKDPEKVRRQQQRAMEQERREQEASRMGGQQPTLKWQQD